One stretch of Cellulomonas wangsupingiae DNA includes these proteins:
- a CDS encoding site-specific DNA-methyltransferase, whose protein sequence is MEKLRMHSPDLTQANIDSIAALFPTVVTETRTCTDISGAHTHSRDCYVKAVDFDLLRQELSDRVVDGPQERYQLDWPGKREALFVANAPIAKTLRPAREESVDFDTTKNVFIEGDNLDVLKLLQESYLGKVKLIYIDPPYNTGNDFIYDDDFAESTNEYLERSGQVAAGGRLVANPEANGRFHSDWLSMMYPRLKLARDLLAENGAIFMSIDDNEVDSLKALASEVFGATNFVAQIIWQKVYAPKNSAQWFSEDHDYIVVFARNKAAFSLNRLPRTAEMEARYKNPDNDPRGPWKAADMSARNRYDAGVYAVTTPSGRLIPGPPTGRYWVIDEARFRALDADRRIWWGTDGSNAPAVKKFLSEVAAGRTPQTLWPYDEVGHTQDAKKTLLKYVPFQHTENVLNSVKPVQLLQRVLQLATRPDTHDIVLDFFGGSATTAHAVLEQNRTDGGNRSFISVTFNEPLPKPEPTFGTIFEMGTERIRNVAAEITAELATSGAVDTGFRVLRVDSTNIADTLHTADGTDQLTLDLTADSIKADRSGEDLLFEVLLTWGLAMDLPIEPIMLGSARAFDVDSGTLVACFASAVEDSVVRAAAERKPLRVVFLDSSFSDDASRINAEQIFREVSPDTEFKVI, encoded by the coding sequence GTGGAGAAGCTGAGAATGCACTCCCCTGACCTCACCCAGGCGAACATCGACAGCATCGCCGCGCTCTTCCCGACGGTCGTCACTGAGACGCGGACGTGTACCGACATCTCAGGGGCCCACACCCACTCTCGCGATTGCTACGTCAAGGCGGTCGACTTCGACCTGCTGCGCCAAGAGCTCTCGGACCGCGTTGTCGATGGCCCACAGGAGCGCTATCAGCTCGACTGGCCAGGGAAGCGCGAGGCGCTGTTCGTAGCGAACGCACCCATTGCCAAGACCCTGCGCCCGGCGCGCGAAGAGTCCGTTGATTTCGACACGACAAAGAACGTCTTCATCGAAGGCGACAACCTGGATGTGCTTAAGCTCCTTCAAGAGAGCTACCTCGGCAAGGTGAAACTGATCTACATCGACCCGCCGTACAACACGGGAAACGACTTCATCTACGATGATGACTTCGCCGAGTCGACCAACGAGTACCTCGAGCGATCGGGCCAAGTGGCCGCGGGCGGACGACTCGTCGCCAACCCAGAGGCCAACGGGAGGTTCCACTCCGACTGGCTGAGCATGATGTATCCGCGCCTGAAGCTCGCTCGCGATCTCCTCGCTGAGAACGGCGCGATCTTCATGTCGATCGACGACAACGAAGTCGACAGCCTGAAGGCACTCGCTTCCGAGGTGTTCGGTGCGACAAACTTCGTCGCTCAAATCATCTGGCAGAAGGTTTACGCGCCGAAGAACAGCGCTCAGTGGTTCTCCGAGGACCACGACTACATCGTCGTCTTCGCGCGCAACAAGGCGGCGTTCTCGCTGAACCGGCTCCCCCGCACCGCAGAGATGGAGGCGCGGTACAAGAACCCGGATAATGATCCCCGCGGCCCATGGAAGGCCGCGGACATGTCGGCTCGTAATCGATATGATGCCGGCGTCTATGCGGTGACGACACCCTCCGGGCGCCTCATCCCCGGGCCGCCGACCGGCCGCTATTGGGTGATCGATGAGGCACGCTTTCGAGCCCTCGATGCCGACCGTCGCATCTGGTGGGGGACTGACGGTTCAAACGCGCCCGCCGTGAAGAAATTCCTGAGTGAGGTCGCCGCGGGGCGGACACCGCAGACTTTGTGGCCGTACGACGAGGTCGGGCACACGCAGGACGCCAAGAAGACTCTCCTAAAGTACGTCCCGTTCCAGCACACGGAGAATGTCCTCAACTCCGTGAAGCCGGTTCAACTACTCCAGCGGGTTCTCCAGCTCGCCACCCGCCCGGACACGCACGACATCGTCCTGGACTTCTTTGGTGGCAGCGCCACGACTGCTCACGCCGTCCTGGAGCAGAACAGGACCGACGGTGGAAACCGCTCGTTCATCAGCGTCACATTCAACGAGCCCCTGCCAAAGCCCGAGCCCACCTTCGGCACGATCTTCGAGATGGGCACCGAGCGGATCCGGAACGTCGCTGCCGAGATCACGGCCGAACTTGCGACGTCCGGTGCCGTCGACACAGGTTTCCGCGTCCTGCGGGTCGACTCGACCAACATCGCCGACACGCTCCACACCGCCGATGGAACCGACCAGTTGACACTCGACCTGACCGCCGACTCGATCAAGGCCGACCGATCCGGTGAGGACCTGCTGTTCGAGGTGCTCCTCACTTGGGGTCTCGCCATGGATCTGCCGATCGAGCCGATCATGCTCGGGAGCGCACGGGCATTCGATGTCGACTCCGGAACCCTCGTCGCCTGCTTCGCCTCAGCGGTCGAAGACTCCGTCGTGCGAGCAGCAGCCGAGCGCAAGCCGCTGCGGGTCGTCTTTCTCGACTCAAGCTTCAGCGACGACGCGAGTCGCATCAACGCCGAGCAGATCTTCCGTGAAGTTTCGCCCGACACCGAGTTCAAGGTGATCTGA
- a CDS encoding alpha-mannosidase, giving the protein MPDLTVDAAALASFMAAVVAHANPVGAECVATGHVLGSGLVQDALGNVALVLTVLDQALADGADALARDARDTGEAWVAADRGLSMRPV; this is encoded by the coding sequence GTGCCTGACCTGACCGTCGATGCCGCCGCGCTCGCCTCCTTCATGGCGGCCGTCGTGGCGCATGCCAACCCTGTGGGTGCCGAGTGCGTTGCGACCGGTCACGTGCTGGGGTCCGGTCTGGTGCAGGACGCGTTGGGCAACGTCGCGCTCGTCCTGACCGTGCTGGACCAGGCGCTGGCGGATGGTGCGGACGCTTTGGCGCGGGACGCCCGGGACACCGGCGAGGCGTGGGTCGCGGCGGACCGAGGTCTGAGCATGCGGCCGGTCTGA
- a CDS encoding PKD domain-containing protein, whose translation MTISHRTHRWALTAATAAGLVVVTGSASNAVEVRGNFDQNGQYAELMVPANEQLARSNRSIAPELRLADYERAPYCREAAGIWVMGFADGACAPGADLAQTAVQCDEGDTMVMPMWMRTRATPTSPWSEWDDIDAGGCGIDLLPVMTEADFRRLPIPAPTLTMQPDRGWVLINIETITYTDSTPITLRTDLLGYGITVEATPTRWTYDYGDGHTLTTTSPGHTYPDHDVFHEYEHPGQAAITLTAEWTGRYQIDGNPTWRDINGTATTTTTTAPFTIEERTSRLVSDLCTDTPKPPDC comes from the coding sequence ATGACCATCTCCCACCGCACTCACCGTTGGGCACTCACCGCCGCGACCGCAGCGGGCCTCGTCGTGGTGACGGGCTCGGCGTCCAACGCCGTCGAGGTCCGTGGCAACTTCGATCAGAACGGTCAGTACGCGGAGCTGATGGTCCCTGCCAACGAGCAGTTGGCGCGGAGCAACCGTTCGATCGCACCCGAACTTCGCCTGGCCGACTACGAGCGCGCTCCTTACTGTCGCGAGGCAGCCGGGATCTGGGTGATGGGGTTTGCCGACGGCGCCTGCGCCCCTGGCGCAGACCTGGCGCAGACGGCGGTGCAGTGCGATGAGGGCGACACCATGGTCATGCCGATGTGGATGCGCACGCGTGCCACCCCGACCTCGCCGTGGAGCGAGTGGGACGACATCGACGCCGGCGGCTGCGGCATCGACCTTCTCCCGGTCATGACCGAGGCCGACTTCCGCCGTCTGCCCATCCCGGCACCGACCCTGACCATGCAACCGGACCGCGGCTGGGTCCTGATCAACATCGAGACCATCACCTACACCGACTCCACCCCCATCACCCTGCGCACCGACCTGCTCGGCTACGGCATCACCGTCGAAGCCACCCCCACCCGCTGGACCTACGACTACGGCGACGGCCACACCCTGACCACCACCTCCCCCGGCCACACCTACCCCGACCACGACGTCTTCCACGAGTACGAACACCCCGGCCAAGCCGCCATCACCCTCACCGCCGAATGGACCGGCCGCTATCAGATCGACGGCAACCCCACCTGGCGCGACATCAACGGCACCGCCACCACAACCACCACCACCGCCCCCTTCACCATCGAAGAACGCACCAGCCGCCTCGTCTCCGACCTGTGCACCGACACCCCCAAGCCACCCGACTGCTGA
- a CDS encoding ADP-ribosylglycohydrolase family protein: MLNLTPIQIDRAVGALLGSAAGDALGAGYEFGPPLPDDAPVAMKGGGGFGWEPGEWTDDTSMAIPIAQVLADGGSLDDEASLDSIVAAWASWAQDAKDVGVQTSALLASLHVPIAEAARQAAAARFADAPRGSGGNGTLMRTGPVALGYLDDGAERALANAARAVSDLTHGDPDAGDACVLWSMAIRHAIRTGEIDLVGQLPHLPASRRERWAAVIAEAEASQPRDFPKNGWVVQALQGAWSAIHHGDGLVDVLERAVRGGKDTDTVAAIAGALVGAAAGGTAVPARWRRILHGWPGMDSRGLVELAALAATGGQPDSRGWPTALQITGSGVRTLVTHPHDDGVVLASLDGLVNMPDDVTTVVSMCRIGRRQTSREHVEFWLFDEDGVNADVDAVLIDAADTIADLRAEGQKVALHCMEGRSRTSAVAAVYAIRHRGVAEDEALAALQGALPDYAPKQFLLDAVGRIAGQVAGAGG; this comes from the coding sequence ATGCTGAACCTCACCCCGATCCAGATCGACCGCGCCGTCGGTGCCCTCCTCGGTTCCGCCGCCGGTGACGCGTTGGGGGCGGGATACGAGTTCGGGCCGCCGCTGCCGGACGACGCGCCCGTCGCGATGAAGGGCGGTGGCGGGTTCGGCTGGGAGCCGGGGGAGTGGACGGACGACACGTCCATGGCGATCCCGATCGCACAGGTGCTGGCCGACGGCGGGTCGCTGGACGACGAGGCGTCGCTGGACAGCATCGTCGCGGCGTGGGCGTCGTGGGCGCAGGACGCCAAGGACGTCGGGGTGCAGACGAGCGCGCTCCTGGCCTCCCTGCACGTGCCGATCGCTGAGGCGGCGCGCCAGGCGGCTGCGGCACGGTTCGCCGACGCCCCGCGCGGCTCCGGCGGCAACGGCACCCTCATGCGCACCGGCCCGGTCGCCCTGGGCTACCTCGACGACGGCGCCGAGCGCGCGCTCGCGAACGCCGCCCGCGCCGTCTCCGACCTCACGCACGGCGACCCGGACGCTGGTGACGCGTGCGTCCTGTGGTCGATGGCGATCCGGCACGCGATCCGCACGGGTGAGATCGACCTGGTCGGTCAGCTCCCGCATCTGCCGGCGTCGCGCCGGGAGCGATGGGCGGCGGTCATCGCCGAGGCGGAGGCGTCGCAGCCGCGGGACTTCCCGAAGAACGGCTGGGTGGTGCAGGCGCTGCAGGGCGCGTGGTCCGCGATCCACCACGGCGACGGGCTCGTGGACGTGCTCGAGCGCGCGGTCCGCGGCGGCAAGGACACCGACACCGTCGCGGCCATCGCCGGCGCCCTCGTCGGGGCCGCGGCGGGCGGGACGGCCGTGCCCGCCCGTTGGCGGCGGATCCTGCACGGCTGGCCGGGCATGGACAGCCGTGGGCTCGTGGAGCTGGCGGCGCTCGCAGCCACCGGCGGACAACCCGACAGCCGTGGCTGGCCGACGGCCTTGCAGATCACCGGTTCTGGCGTCCGGACCCTCGTCACGCACCCGCACGACGACGGCGTCGTGCTCGCCTCCCTCGACGGCCTCGTAAACATGCCCGACGACGTCACCACGGTCGTCTCGATGTGCCGGATCGGTCGCCGTCAGACGTCCCGGGAGCACGTCGAGTTCTGGCTGTTCGACGAGGACGGCGTCAACGCCGACGTCGACGCCGTGCTGATCGACGCCGCCGACACGATCGCCGACCTGCGCGCCGAAGGGCAGAAGGTCGCGCTGCACTGCATGGAGGGGCGCTCGCGCACGTCCGCCGTCGCTGCGGTGTACGCGATCAGGCACCGGGGGGTCGCGGAGGACGAGGCGCTCGCGGCGCTGCAGGGGGCGCTGCCGGACTACGCGCCGAAGCAGTTCCTGCTCGACGCGGTGGGGCGGATCGCGGGGCAGGTCGCGGGGGCGGGCGGCTAG
- a CDS encoding SDR family oxidoreductase translates to MSGIDAAVLNAGTGTSTLLVDTTWQEWRHVMSVDLDGAFVCLQAAARHMVRQGAGGRIVAITSVHEHAPKVGSAAYCAAKGGLGLLVQVAALELADHGITVNAVAPGEIATPMTGQEDESPLEGKRRPGIPVPRPGDAREIAAVVRFLCGPEAGYVNGASWAVDGGCCGWGRWRVRRWSRTGGARSDVGA, encoded by the coding sequence ATGAGCGGCATCGATGCCGCCGTGCTGAACGCCGGCACGGGCACCTCGACGCTGCTCGTCGACACCACCTGGCAGGAGTGGCGGCACGTGATGTCCGTGGACCTCGACGGTGCGTTCGTGTGCCTGCAGGCGGCCGCGCGGCACATGGTCCGCCAGGGCGCCGGCGGGCGGATCGTCGCCATCACCAGCGTCCACGAGCACGCGCCGAAGGTCGGCTCCGCGGCCTACTGCGCCGCCAAGGGCGGCCTCGGTCTGCTGGTTCAGGTCGCGGCGCTCGAGCTCGCGGACCACGGCATCACCGTGAACGCCGTCGCGCCCGGCGAGATCGCCACCCCGATGACCGGCCAGGAGGACGAGAGCCCGCTCGAGGGCAAGCGCCGGCCCGGCATCCCGGTGCCGCGGCCCGGCGATGCGCGCGAGATCGCTGCGGTCGTCCGCTTCCTGTGCGGGCCTGAGGCCGGGTACGTCAATGGGGCCTCGTGGGCTGTCGACGGGGGATGCTGCGGATGGGGCCGATGGCGGGTGCGGAGATGGAGTCGGACGGGTGGCGCACGGTCTGACGTGGGCGCCTGA
- a CDS encoding DUF805 domain-containing protein, producing the protein MTPTPIAHPAARPFDDTPLPGAGFGESVRRYFARSTTFSGRASRAEYWNAAFLQVAVVWGGVLGMRTLDGAGEAVGAAVVAGLVLLWALVTVMPTLALNARRLHDVNLAGWWQLVALAPYGWVALVVVGLLPPRARGERFDEARPAYVACAGCERCG; encoded by the coding sequence ATGACGCCGACACCGATCGCCCACCCCGCCGCCCGCCCTTTCGACGACACCCCGCTGCCCGGCGCCGGGTTCGGCGAGTCCGTGCGGCGGTACTTCGCGCGCTCGACGACGTTCAGCGGGCGGGCGAGCCGCGCGGAGTACTGGAACGCGGCGTTCCTGCAGGTGGCGGTCGTGTGGGGCGGGGTGCTAGGGATGCGCACGCTCGACGGGGCGGGGGAGGCCGTGGGGGCGGCCGTGGTCGCGGGTCTGGTGCTGCTGTGGGCGCTGGTGACCGTGATGCCGACGCTCGCGCTCAACGCGCGGCGGCTGCACGACGTGAACCTGGCGGGGTGGTGGCAGCTGGTCGCGCTGGCGCCGTACGGGTGGGTGGCGCTGGTCGTGGTGGGGCTGCTGCCGCCGCGGGCGCGGGGCGAACGGTTCGACGAGGCGCGACCCGCGTACGTGGCGTGCGCCGGGTGCGAGCGGTGCGGGTAG
- a CDS encoding type II toxin-antitoxin system VapC family toxin: MAYYLDTSALVKLVVEEAETPALREWWRSHGTTPVACDLVRTELMRAVRRAAPEAAVQAHAVLDGLVLLSVTSRVCDAAGRLEPATLRSLDAIHLAAALELGDDLEGIVTYDDRLAEAAVAYGVAVVAPA; this comes from the coding sequence GTGGCGTACTACCTGGACACCTCGGCACTGGTGAAGCTCGTCGTCGAGGAGGCGGAGACGCCGGCGCTGCGGGAGTGGTGGCGGTCGCACGGCACCACTCCGGTCGCATGCGACCTGGTGCGCACCGAGCTGATGCGCGCCGTCCGCCGGGCTGCGCCCGAGGCTGCGGTGCAGGCGCACGCGGTGCTCGACGGGCTAGTGCTGCTGTCGGTGACGTCGCGGGTGTGCGACGCGGCAGGGCGTCTGGAGCCCGCGACGCTGCGGTCGTTGGATGCGATCCACCTGGCCGCCGCGCTCGAGCTCGGCGACGACCTGGAGGGGATCGTGACGTACGACGACCGGCTCGCGGAGGCGGCGGTGGCGTACGGGGTTGCGGTGGTGGCGCCGGCCTGA
- a CDS encoding type III restriction-modification system endonuclease: protein MRLQFKVQDYQTAAVDAVLECFAGQPKSSGVEYRVDPGRRAPASGTRVDTAYVPIASGGQGELVLSGVQSKLAEPEAPDSGFRNAEIALPKDVLLGNIRAVQSGVPLLTRSTSLIDSGAARGAPNLDVDMETGTGKTYVYIKTMMELNRRYGWSKFIVVVPSIAIREGVLKSFAVTADHFQQEYGTKPRAFVYNSSRLHEVEAFSSSPGVQVMIINIQAFNATGKDARRIYEALDDFQSRRPIDVIAANRPIVIIDEPQKIGAAKSLEALSRFNALAVLRYSATHKVQHNLVHRLDAVDAYNDKLVKRIAVRGITVKGLAGSTAYLYVDTIEVRKAAKPRARVEVEVQGKTAITRKVIWVEQGTNLHDRSNGIEAYKGLFVTDIDAVRDVIELSNGDVVVAGQLADRDVTEQTKRRIQIREVIHAHLEKERQLFLQGIKVLSLFFIDEVAKYRDYDREDTKGEYQRVFEEEYARAVDDFLQALDLTGEDAAYRAHLESIDVSTTHAGYFSIDKKGRQVDPSVAKSGDEKGNSTDTSAYDLILKEKERLLSFAEPVRFLFSHSALREGWDNPNVFVMGMLKKSDNTISRRQEIGRGLRLAVDQHGNRQDKEAVGEERVHEINELTVVTDESYTDFVAGLQKEISEATSNRPRKADEKYFLGKIVTVDGADSLIEKSLAREIYKYLLKNDYIANDDTITDRYREAREADILAPASGELASLIQSIVPLIDVVARGLPDPTDGRKPKKIPLNDANFRRKEFQELWKRINHKAVYRVEFDSDELIRKCVDHLNKNLRVAPLQYVVESGLQSSTLDADDLHSGEGFRRSASSTHTEISAHSRVKYDLLGEIAEKTQLTRRTCAAILQGISVATFSLYRANPEHFITETARLINEQKATVIIEHLTYDTLDDRFESSIFTQNQTKQDFSRASRKLDKHVYEYVVTDSGVERDFVNLLDTSNEVAVYAKLPRGFFIPTPLGPYNPDWAIAFHEGRVKHIYFVAETKGSLSTLQLKGAEAGKIECARKFFASLREHHVDDVTYDVVDSYERLLEIVGKGN, encoded by the coding sequence ATGCGGCTCCAGTTCAAGGTCCAGGACTACCAGACTGCCGCCGTAGACGCCGTCCTTGAGTGCTTCGCCGGTCAGCCGAAGTCGTCAGGTGTGGAATACCGGGTCGACCCGGGTCGGCGCGCTCCAGCCTCAGGCACGCGCGTCGATACGGCGTATGTTCCGATCGCGTCCGGTGGTCAGGGCGAGCTGGTGCTCTCGGGTGTGCAGAGCAAGTTGGCTGAGCCGGAGGCTCCGGACTCTGGTTTCCGCAACGCCGAAATTGCCTTGCCAAAGGACGTGCTCCTGGGAAACATCCGGGCCGTGCAGAGCGGCGTCCCGCTGCTCACAAGGTCGACCAGCCTCATCGACTCGGGCGCGGCCAGGGGTGCACCGAATCTCGACGTCGACATGGAGACTGGAACCGGGAAGACCTACGTCTACATCAAGACAATGATGGAACTGAACCGGCGGTACGGCTGGAGCAAGTTCATCGTTGTCGTGCCGTCGATCGCGATCCGCGAGGGCGTCCTGAAGTCGTTCGCGGTCACGGCCGACCACTTCCAGCAGGAGTACGGCACCAAGCCGCGCGCGTTCGTCTACAACTCGTCGCGGCTGCACGAGGTCGAGGCCTTCTCGTCGAGCCCGGGCGTCCAGGTGATGATCATCAACATCCAAGCGTTCAACGCGACCGGCAAGGACGCACGCCGCATCTACGAGGCGCTCGACGACTTCCAGTCGCGCCGCCCGATCGATGTGATCGCGGCCAACCGCCCGATCGTCATCATCGACGAACCGCAGAAGATCGGTGCCGCGAAGTCGCTCGAGGCACTCTCCCGGTTCAACGCCCTCGCCGTCTTGCGGTACTCGGCGACGCACAAGGTGCAGCACAACCTCGTGCACCGGCTCGACGCCGTAGACGCGTACAACGACAAACTCGTGAAGCGCATTGCTGTTCGCGGCATCACGGTCAAGGGCCTCGCCGGCTCGACGGCGTACCTGTACGTCGACACGATCGAGGTGCGCAAGGCCGCCAAGCCGCGCGCCCGCGTCGAGGTTGAGGTGCAAGGCAAGACCGCCATCACGCGCAAGGTGATCTGGGTCGAGCAGGGCACGAACCTCCACGACCGCTCGAACGGCATCGAAGCGTACAAGGGCCTGTTCGTCACCGACATCGATGCCGTCCGCGACGTCATCGAGCTCTCGAACGGCGATGTCGTCGTCGCGGGCCAACTCGCAGATCGCGACGTCACCGAGCAGACGAAGCGGCGCATTCAGATCCGAGAGGTCATCCACGCGCACCTGGAGAAGGAGCGGCAGCTCTTCCTCCAGGGCATCAAGGTCCTCTCACTGTTCTTCATCGACGAGGTCGCAAAGTACCGGGATTACGACCGAGAGGATACAAAGGGCGAGTACCAGCGCGTCTTCGAGGAGGAGTACGCGCGCGCAGTCGATGACTTCCTGCAGGCGCTCGACCTCACCGGGGAGGATGCGGCGTACCGCGCGCACCTGGAGTCGATCGACGTCTCGACGACCCACGCCGGCTACTTCTCGATCGACAAGAAGGGGCGCCAAGTCGACCCGTCCGTCGCCAAGAGCGGCGATGAGAAGGGAAACTCGACCGATACGTCGGCCTACGATCTGATTCTGAAGGAGAAGGAACGTCTCCTCTCCTTCGCGGAACCGGTGCGGTTCCTTTTCTCGCACTCCGCACTGCGTGAGGGATGGGACAACCCGAACGTCTTCGTGATGGGGATGCTCAAGAAGTCGGATAACACCATCTCGCGCCGCCAGGAGATCGGGCGCGGCCTGCGCCTCGCCGTCGACCAGCACGGCAATCGGCAAGACAAGGAGGCCGTCGGCGAGGAGCGCGTCCACGAGATCAACGAGCTCACGGTCGTAACGGACGAGTCCTACACCGACTTCGTCGCCGGGCTCCAGAAGGAGATCTCCGAGGCCACTTCCAACCGGCCGCGCAAGGCGGACGAAAAGTACTTCCTGGGCAAGATTGTCACGGTGGACGGCGCGGACTCGCTCATCGAGAAGTCTCTCGCTCGAGAAATCTACAAGTACCTTCTCAAGAACGACTACATCGCCAACGACGACACCATCACTGACAGGTACCGTGAGGCACGCGAGGCGGACATCCTCGCCCCTGCGAGCGGCGAGCTGGCGAGCCTCATCCAGTCCATCGTTCCGCTGATCGACGTCGTCGCCCGCGGCCTGCCTGACCCCACCGACGGCCGCAAGCCCAAGAAGATCCCGCTCAACGACGCGAACTTCCGACGGAAGGAGTTTCAGGAACTCTGGAAGCGGATCAACCACAAAGCTGTCTACCGGGTCGAGTTCGACTCGGATGAGCTCATCCGCAAGTGCGTCGACCACCTGAACAAGAATCTCCGGGTAGCTCCGCTGCAATACGTCGTCGAGTCAGGACTCCAGTCGTCGACGCTCGACGCCGACGACCTGCATTCGGGGGAGGGTTTCCGGCGCAGCGCCAGCAGCACCCACACCGAGATTTCTGCGCACTCCCGGGTGAAGTACGATCTTCTCGGAGAGATCGCCGAGAAGACCCAACTCACCCGGCGCACGTGCGCAGCGATCCTTCAGGGGATCTCGGTGGCCACGTTCAGCTTATACCGGGCGAACCCGGAGCACTTCATCACCGAGACAGCTCGACTGATCAACGAGCAAAAGGCTACGGTGATTATCGAGCACCTCACCTATGACACGCTCGATGATCGTTTCGAGTCCTCGATTTTTACGCAGAACCAAACGAAGCAAGACTTCAGCAGGGCGTCCAGAAAGCTCGACAAGCATGTGTACGAGTATGTCGTCACGGACTCCGGCGTCGAGCGAGATTTTGTTAACTTGCTCGACACTTCGAACGAGGTAGCTGTCTACGCGAAGCTTCCCCGCGGATTCTTCATCCCGACGCCGCTTGGCCCTTACAATCCCGACTGGGCCATCGCCTTCCACGAGGGCAGGGTGAAGCACATCTACTTCGTTGCTGAGACGAAAGGTTCACTCTCGACGCTGCAGCTCAAGGGCGCTGAGGCCGGAAAGATCGAGTGTGCTCGAAAGTTTTTTGCGTCGCTCCGCGAGCATCATGTCGACGACGTGACGTACGACGTGGTCGACTCGTACGAGAGGCTGCTGGAGATTGTGGGTAAGGGGAACTAG
- a CDS encoding DUF6318 family protein: MPASGSVRSIATPVVALALGLTLISAGCAADADTHPTSTPTASPAPTPSPTPSPTPAEPTVPDRPPAMSTASADGAAAAAAFAIEVLNHAAASGDVSAWRDITAPSCRMCTAFGDDIVAAGPDGGSLLAVTSATGREVEAGRLYAAELTVTQPASPDGSSPAGSFVFQVALSHGGDWKVEAIDVYES; this comes from the coding sequence ATGCCCGCAAGCGGATCCGTACGGTCGATCGCAACGCCGGTCGTGGCACTCGCGCTCGGCTTGACGTTGATCTCAGCGGGGTGTGCCGCCGACGCCGATACACATCCCACATCGACACCCACAGCCAGCCCGGCGCCGACTCCCAGCCCGACGCCTTCCCCGACCCCGGCGGAACCGACCGTCCCGGACCGGCCGCCCGCGATGTCGACGGCGAGTGCGGACGGTGCCGCCGCGGCCGCTGCGTTCGCGATCGAGGTACTGAATCACGCGGCGGCATCCGGGGACGTGTCCGCCTGGAGGGACATCACCGCGCCGTCGTGCCGGATGTGCACCGCCTTTGGAGACGACATCGTCGCGGCAGGTCCGGATGGCGGAAGCTTGCTGGCGGTCACCAGCGCAACGGGACGTGAGGTCGAGGCCGGACGCCTGTACGCCGCCGAACTGACCGTGACCCAACCTGCCTCGCCGGACGGAAGCTCTCCGGCGGGATCGTTCGTCTTCCAGGTCGCGCTGAGCCATGGGGGCGACTGGAAGGTAGAAGCCATCGACGTCTACGAGTCATGA
- a CDS encoding type II toxin-antitoxin system Phd/YefM family antitoxin produces MATIGIRELKQNASAAVARAASGETLTVTDRGRPTAQLSPLPSSPLARLLTSGAARPARTDLAALPEPRPAAGGRPSLSDALAELRADER; encoded by the coding sequence ATGGCGACCATCGGTATCCGCGAGCTGAAGCAGAACGCCTCCGCGGCGGTCGCGCGCGCGGCGTCCGGCGAGACCCTGACCGTGACTGATCGGGGCCGGCCCACGGCGCAGCTCTCGCCGTTGCCGTCGTCGCCCCTGGCGCGTCTGCTCACGAGCGGGGCCGCGCGTCCGGCGCGTACCGATCTGGCCGCGCTTCCGGAGCCCCGTCCTGCGGCGGGCGGACGGCCCTCGCTGTCCGACGCGCTCGCCGAGCTGCGCGCCGACGAGCGCTGA